The Akkermansia sp. N21116 genome includes a region encoding these proteins:
- a CDS encoding YcxB family protein — protein sequence MKFHIPPFDKKAFRGLSRIWVARRRKLHLTISFFIVAAFCVLFRNNGYGMHLLMPSVALVVAWWRLQQLYTCGGIQAMNTECIGEISYNVELDEEKIRLTASDGLHAQYSWDLFTSVRETSGLFVLLIDHFPVLTLTKAHITLEQVDELRSLVKRHNLSIKGRSIPDKLLFSIMTIMIIGCFLWIPESSTSCEELMDKGNMWVKEDPTKALQYYEEAAKQDNFRAIKSVYSIKSDPDTYPDLYDPEGALAQLRHASDLGNTWADFELADLYRDGRMVGQDIYEALNIWNLYPRVSKSLLNIGICARDGIGMDQDKEKALIMFYKAWLNRSGTSLDDDIQNAIASIPEKEREVILKKGLAQEMTWARMMQVMEWQEQGGEETRKKSFDLLQQIDIVPNVMKDAYKYAMGMCYDHGWGTPPNRDEAMKYYMDAFYPKTEECMRKIFVAVLKERGIVGNQLKVDYSLGDGETNFVGKLYSNSSDVFYGFEFSKDGRLVQVFREENNVRTPVMPSGK from the coding sequence ATGAAATTTCACATTCCACCATTTGACAAAAAAGCCTTCCGAGGCTTGTCCCGCATTTGGGTAGCCCGCCGCAGGAAGCTTCACTTGACTATTTCTTTTTTTATTGTTGCCGCTTTTTGTGTTTTGTTCAGAAATAACGGATATGGCATGCATCTGTTGATGCCTTCGGTAGCCTTGGTTGTTGCATGGTGGCGCCTCCAGCAGCTTTACACATGTGGAGGTATTCAGGCGATGAATACGGAATGCATTGGAGAAATCTCATACAATGTGGAACTGGATGAAGAAAAAATCCGACTCACAGCAAGTGACGGCCTGCATGCTCAATACAGTTGGGATCTGTTCACTTCCGTACGAGAAACGTCTGGCTTGTTCGTTTTACTCATTGACCATTTCCCCGTTCTGACTTTGACCAAGGCACACATCACTCTGGAACAGGTAGATGAACTGCGGTCTCTGGTTAAACGGCACAATCTTTCCATCAAGGGGAGATCGATACCGGATAAGTTGTTGTTCTCAATCATGACGATCATGATTATCGGATGTTTTCTGTGGATTCCGGAATCTTCCACCTCCTGTGAAGAACTCATGGACAAGGGCAACATGTGGGTAAAGGAAGATCCGACAAAGGCGTTGCAGTATTACGAAGAAGCGGCAAAACAGGATAACTTCCGTGCAATCAAGTCCGTGTATTCCATAAAATCCGACCCGGACACGTACCCGGATTTGTACGACCCGGAAGGAGCTCTCGCCCAACTGAGGCATGCCTCGGATCTAGGAAACACCTGGGCTGATTTTGAATTGGCGGACTTGTACCGCGATGGCCGCATGGTCGGGCAGGATATCTACGAAGCACTGAATATTTGGAATCTATATCCGAGGGTTTCAAAATCCCTCTTGAATATCGGTATCTGCGCTCGCGACGGCATTGGCATGGACCAGGACAAGGAGAAGGCTTTGATCATGTTTTACAAAGCATGGCTCAACCGATCGGGAACCAGTCTCGACGATGATATCCAAAATGCCATTGCTTCCATTCCGGAGAAAGAACGGGAAGTTATTCTTAAAAAGGGATTGGCCCAGGAAATGACCTGGGCCAGGATGATGCAGGTTATGGAATGGCAGGAACAGGGGGGTGAGGAAACCAGGAAGAAATCCTTTGATCTCCTTCAACAAATTGACATTGTTCCCAATGTGATGAAGGATGCCTACAAGTACGCCATGGGTATGTGCTATGACCATGGCTGGGGAACGCCGCCCAACCGGGATGAGGCCATGAAGTATTATATGGATGCCTTCTACCCGAAAACGGAAGAGTGCATGCGGAAAATTTTCGTTGCTGTTCTGAAAGAACGCGGTATTGTCGGCAATCAGCTGAAGGTTGATTATTCTCTCGGTGATGGCGAGACGAATTTCGTCGGAAAGTTGTATTCGAATTCTTCCGATGTCTTCTACGGATTTGAATTTTCCAAGGATGGGCGGCTAGTCCAGGTATTCCGGGAAGAAAACAACGTCAGGACACCGGTCATGCCGTCAGGGAAATAA
- the icd gene encoding NADP-dependent isocitrate dehydrogenase, translating to MTELSFIPPSDGQAITMMNGQLQVPDCPIVPFIIGDGSAPDIWAAASGVIDAAVDKAYGGKRQIAWYEVYAGQKSFDNLGTWLPDETMEAFRTYLIGIKGPLTTPVGGGIRSLNVALRQGLDLFVCQRPVRYFKGIETPVKAPEKVDMVVFRENTEDIYAGIEFKEGSEDCRKFISLMQETFPDRFSKVRFPESSGFGIKPVSREGTERLVRSAIDYALANDRKSVTLVHKGNIMKFTEGGFRDWGYAVAEREYGAEKIGEGPWMRLPNGILIKDSIADAFLQDILLHPEEFDVVATLNLNGDYISDALAAQVGGIGIAPGGNINYLTGHAVFEATHGTAPKLAGLDKANPSSFILSAEMMLRYMGWTEAADLLIRAIDEVISRKTVTFDLAEMIPGSRELKCSEYGQELIRAIF from the coding sequence ATGACTGAGCTTTCATTCATTCCACCGTCAGACGGACAGGCAATTACCATGATGAACGGGCAGTTGCAGGTGCCCGACTGTCCTATTGTTCCTTTTATTATTGGCGACGGTTCGGCCCCCGACATCTGGGCTGCCGCATCGGGCGTGATCGACGCAGCTGTAGACAAGGCCTATGGCGGGAAACGGCAGATTGCCTGGTATGAGGTCTATGCCGGTCAAAAATCTTTCGATAATCTTGGGACCTGGCTTCCCGACGAGACGATGGAAGCGTTTCGTACGTATCTTATCGGGATCAAGGGACCGTTAACAACGCCTGTCGGCGGCGGTATCCGCAGTCTGAATGTCGCCCTGCGCCAGGGACTTGATCTTTTTGTCTGCCAGCGTCCCGTACGTTATTTCAAAGGAATTGAAACTCCGGTCAAGGCTCCTGAAAAGGTGGATATGGTCGTTTTCCGCGAAAACACGGAGGATATTTACGCAGGTATCGAATTCAAGGAAGGTTCGGAAGACTGCCGGAAGTTCATCTCCTTGATGCAGGAAACCTTCCCCGATCGATTTTCCAAAGTACGTTTTCCGGAGAGTTCCGGGTTCGGGATCAAGCCTGTTTCCCGTGAAGGAACGGAACGCCTCGTGCGTTCCGCCATCGACTATGCTCTGGCCAATGACCGCAAGAGTGTTACCCTCGTGCATAAGGGTAACATCATGAAATTTACCGAAGGTGGATTCCGCGACTGGGGCTATGCCGTGGCGGAACGTGAATACGGTGCCGAAAAGATTGGCGAAGGCCCATGGATGAGACTGCCTAACGGCATCCTTATCAAGGACAGCATCGCTGACGCTTTCCTGCAGGACATTCTCTTGCACCCCGAAGAATTTGACGTCGTCGCTACCCTCAATCTCAATGGAGACTATATCTCCGACGCTTTGGCAGCCCAGGTCGGAGGCATTGGCATTGCCCCCGGAGGCAACATCAATTACCTCACCGGACACGCCGTCTTCGAAGCTACGCACGGTACGGCGCCCAAGCTGGCCGGTTTGGACAAGGCTAATCCCAGTTCCTTCATTTTGTCCGCTGAAATGATGCTCCGTTACATGGGGTGGACGGAAGCGGCCGACCTGTTGATCCGGGCTATCGACGAAGTTATTTCCCGCAAAACCGTTACCTTCGATCTGGCGGAAATGATACCCGGCTCACGGGAGCTGAAATGTTCGGAATACGGACAGGAGCTGATCAGGGCTATCTTCTAG
- a CDS encoding tetratricopeptide repeat protein, translating to MMSAGIVSSSFAQQLDQASPQAVPTWKEVCQKLPYSGWSTLELQKAAQEGDYMAALVLARHWMLQGDMGENRSPEAMEANYWAVKWLNCAKPSEHPAVALYLDALTHPDAWKAENPEEESAEIKKLVEACRDLARQGDVYAMDALISLLPPPEEEEFIHWAHALTSKADHGDIRAAASLAYLYLFSQAADDGDIQGGIKYAREAAEAGDPEGMTVYGKALLYDLDSSNRTKEGLEWLHKAADLGQIDAIEILLNTMRNAEENDPEAEAAAKDQEKKWIRALCDRGQLDLLLSRGIELVEEDKDAPGGISMLTRAADQGSFEALDTLSKYYQDNNYNVPCDEDKSVRYATVLANMGGVTGMLKLAKYYEIGFGVPRDINTAREWVEKAVALGFPAAKVEYARYMMKGMGMKENPDQAFTMLKEVEAGYPDTPSLDFMLGYMYEEGIGTQRDLTTAYKYYTQGAEKGDTKAMNNLASMCELGSGMPRNLEDAIKWYGEAAKLGNKDAEVNLKRAKVAAKRAGFVVEQP from the coding sequence ATGATGTCAGCAGGCATAGTTTCCTCGTCCTTTGCCCAGCAACTCGACCAGGCGTCGCCCCAGGCCGTTCCTACATGGAAAGAAGTATGTCAAAAACTACCCTATTCCGGCTGGAGTACTCTAGAACTTCAAAAAGCCGCTCAGGAAGGCGACTACATGGCAGCCCTGGTTCTTGCACGCCATTGGATGCTTCAAGGCGATATGGGAGAAAACCGTTCCCCTGAAGCGATGGAGGCTAATTACTGGGCTGTAAAATGGCTGAATTGCGCCAAGCCATCCGAACATCCTGCTGTTGCTCTTTACCTGGATGCCTTGACCCATCCCGATGCATGGAAAGCGGAAAATCCCGAGGAGGAATCGGCAGAAATCAAAAAGCTGGTAGAAGCCTGCCGGGATCTGGCTCGTCAGGGAGACGTGTATGCGATGGATGCCCTGATCTCCCTTCTTCCCCCTCCTGAAGAAGAGGAATTCATCCACTGGGCACATGCTCTGACCAGTAAGGCGGATCATGGAGATATCCGTGCTGCCGCTTCCCTGGCCTATCTGTATCTTTTCAGCCAAGCCGCCGATGATGGAGATATCCAAGGAGGCATCAAATATGCCCGGGAAGCGGCAGAGGCAGGAGACCCGGAAGGCATGACTGTTTACGGCAAGGCTCTTCTGTATGATCTCGACTCGTCGAACCGGACGAAAGAAGGTCTTGAGTGGCTCCATAAGGCTGCCGACCTTGGGCAAATCGATGCGATTGAAATTCTCCTCAATACCATGCGTAATGCCGAAGAAAACGATCCCGAGGCTGAAGCCGCCGCCAAAGATCAGGAGAAAAAGTGGATACGCGCCCTGTGTGACCGCGGACAGCTGGATTTGCTCCTCAGCAGAGGTATTGAGCTGGTGGAGGAAGACAAGGACGCCCCGGGGGGGATCAGCATGTTGACCAGGGCGGCAGATCAGGGTAGCTTCGAAGCTCTCGATACTCTTTCCAAGTATTATCAGGATAATAATTACAACGTGCCGTGCGACGAGGACAAGTCCGTCCGCTACGCAACGGTTCTTGCCAACATGGGAGGAGTCACAGGCATGCTCAAGCTTGCAAAATACTACGAAATCGGCTTCGGTGTGCCACGCGACATCAATACGGCCCGGGAATGGGTGGAGAAAGCCGTCGCCCTCGGGTTTCCGGCAGCAAAGGTAGAATATGCCCGTTACATGATGAAGGGGATGGGAATGAAAGAAAATCCGGACCAAGCCTTCACGATGCTCAAGGAGGTGGAAGCCGGTTACCCCGACACTCCTTCTCTGGATTTCATGCTCGGTTACATGTACGAAGAAGGCATCGGTACGCAGCGCGATTTGACGACGGCCTACAAGTATTACACCCAGGGTGCGGAAAAAGGAGATACCAAGGCTATGAACAATCTTGCTTCCATGTGTGAACTCGGCTCCGGCATGCCCCGCAATCTGGAAGATGCCATCAAGTGGTATGGCGAAGCCGCCAAACTCGGCAACAAAGATGCCGAAGTCAACCTGAAGAGAGCCAAAGTGGCGGCGAAACGCGCCGGCTTTGTCGTGGAACAACCATGA
- a CDS encoding tetratricopeptide repeat protein has translation MKTTRQYITDTFRNLVLFTLPLVVAQQILQFDIDIYLSLLIGIAFGILEAWILWKWTFPWVGEIVSGFFYSSHSNAGEDIEVEAARQLEQAGDIPGACRILEHYAETHKGFMRAWDMYISFLIDPMEDYVRAIEVLEKCSRSRRWNREDRAFFLYRIGKIYKTRLNRPDKAAAYWRETAKRYPKTAFGREAANKL, from the coding sequence ATGAAAACAACGAGGCAATATATTACAGACACATTCCGAAACCTCGTCCTTTTTACCCTACCCCTCGTTGTTGCCCAGCAGATCCTTCAGTTCGATATTGATATTTACTTATCCCTTCTGATCGGGATTGCATTCGGCATTCTGGAGGCATGGATCCTTTGGAAGTGGACTTTTCCCTGGGTGGGTGAGATCGTATCCGGTTTCTTTTATTCCTCCCACTCCAATGCGGGAGAAGACATCGAGGTAGAGGCAGCCCGACAGTTGGAACAGGCTGGCGACATACCCGGCGCCTGCCGGATTCTGGAACATTATGCCGAAACGCATAAAGGATTCATGCGGGCATGGGACATGTATATTTCCTTTTTAATTGATCCGATGGAGGACTATGTCCGGGCTATCGAAGTCTTGGAGAAATGCTCCCGTTCCCGTCGTTGGAACCGGGAAGACAGGGCTTTCTTTCTTTATCGCATCGGAAAAATCTACAAGACCCGTCTGAACCGTCCCGATAAAGCGGCCGCCTATTGGAGGGAAACCGCGAAACGGTATCCTAAAACGGCATTCGGACGAGAAGCCGCCAATAAACTGTAA
- the ligA gene encoding NAD-dependent DNA ligase LigA, which produces MSSSTPVDPAQSVSQQIAWLRSELERHNRLYYEDADPEISDAQYDAMFRELEDMEKEHPELDSPNSPTRRVGGAPLEGFNQIRHAVPMLSIDDVFEHPDELVPDAELIDYYERTVKTLGVENVLVTVEPKIDGVAVTLMYRNGSLAYAATRGDGEIGDDITSNIRTIRKIPLILPAEAPEILEVRGEVFMPSEGFARLNAERDLEGLPAFANPRNATAGTLKLLDSRQVARRPLSFIAHGLGDYHGPELKSASDFWALLQSCGLPCNTPVIEAATLDEVREAVRRIDRERHGFPFGTDGAVVKVSDMGLRLKLGTTARAPRWAAAYKFPPEQKETLLKDISIQVGRTGVLTPVAELEPVNLSGSTVSRATLHNQDEIARKDIRIGDTVLVEKAGEIIPAVIKVNMDKRPAGSQPYSLVEAIHGVCPACGSPISRQEGMVAWKCTNFTCPAQAVSRISHFCSRAALDVESIGTSVAEALVARGIAHSPLDLFSLKLDILANLNLGTEDEPRRYGEKNALKALEALRLSPHLGMERWLIAFGIPQVGEVVAKSLADTHRDLADLASSQYLNDLLRLDELAAQLQEANPKTRANKKRIKEHPEDMETIHDEFAHLLQEYSSLAVPYLERGYIRELKGKQGGIPAYGSDIGPAASREVLNFFSSQAGQDVLRRLKEFGIEPTSQSYRFNLLETPAGALSGKSFVLTGTLSQPRSHFEKLITDNGGKILSAISKSTGYLLAGEGGGSKRDKAVKLGIPILSEEDFMNMLKS; this is translated from the coding sequence ATGTCCTCCTCTACCCCTGTTGATCCTGCTCAATCGGTCTCCCAACAAATCGCATGGCTACGCAGTGAACTGGAACGTCATAATCGCTTGTACTACGAGGATGCTGATCCGGAAATATCGGATGCCCAGTATGATGCCATGTTCCGCGAACTGGAGGATATGGAGAAAGAGCATCCGGAACTGGACTCCCCCAATTCTCCTACCAGGCGTGTGGGAGGAGCTCCTCTGGAAGGGTTCAACCAGATCCGCCATGCAGTCCCCATGCTGTCCATTGACGATGTATTCGAACATCCGGACGAACTGGTTCCCGATGCAGAACTCATCGATTACTACGAACGCACGGTTAAAACCCTGGGGGTAGAAAATGTCCTGGTAACGGTCGAACCCAAAATTGACGGTGTCGCCGTTACCCTGATGTACAGGAACGGTTCCCTTGCCTATGCGGCTACCCGGGGGGATGGGGAGATAGGGGATGATATTACCTCCAACATCAGGACGATACGGAAAATTCCCCTGATTTTGCCGGCAGAGGCTCCCGAAATATTGGAAGTCCGGGGAGAGGTCTTCATGCCCAGCGAAGGCTTTGCCCGGCTTAATGCCGAGCGCGATCTCGAAGGATTGCCCGCTTTCGCCAATCCACGCAACGCGACTGCTGGTACGCTGAAACTTCTGGACTCCCGGCAAGTAGCCAGGCGGCCTCTATCCTTTATTGCCCATGGACTTGGCGATTACCATGGACCGGAACTGAAGTCTGCCTCGGATTTCTGGGCTCTCCTTCAATCCTGCGGACTCCCCTGTAATACTCCGGTTATCGAAGCGGCAACTCTGGATGAAGTACGGGAAGCAGTACGGCGCATTGACCGCGAACGCCATGGATTCCCTTTCGGTACCGATGGGGCTGTAGTCAAGGTATCCGATATGGGATTGCGCTTGAAGCTCGGAACAACGGCCCGTGCTCCAAGATGGGCTGCCGCCTACAAATTTCCACCGGAACAGAAGGAAACACTGTTAAAGGACATTTCCATCCAGGTCGGCAGGACGGGAGTATTAACCCCGGTGGCGGAACTGGAACCTGTCAATCTTTCCGGTTCGACGGTTTCGCGCGCCACTCTGCACAACCAGGATGAAATCGCGCGCAAGGACATTCGCATCGGCGATACGGTTCTTGTCGAAAAAGCGGGAGAAATCATCCCGGCCGTCATCAAAGTCAACATGGACAAACGTCCTGCCGGTTCTCAGCCTTATTCTCTCGTAGAAGCCATCCATGGAGTATGTCCGGCGTGTGGAAGCCCGATCTCCCGACAAGAAGGCATGGTTGCCTGGAAGTGTACCAACTTCACCTGTCCGGCCCAGGCTGTTTCCCGCATTTCCCATTTCTGTTCACGGGCAGCCCTGGATGTGGAGAGTATCGGTACCAGCGTGGCTGAAGCCCTTGTCGCCCGAGGCATAGCGCACTCCCCCCTGGATTTATTTTCCCTGAAACTCGATATACTTGCCAATTTGAACCTTGGCACGGAAGACGAGCCGAGACGATATGGAGAAAAGAATGCATTAAAAGCACTGGAGGCGCTCCGCCTATCACCCCATCTGGGTATGGAACGCTGGTTGATTGCTTTCGGTATTCCCCAGGTCGGAGAAGTTGTCGCCAAGTCCCTGGCGGACACACACCGCGATCTGGCAGATTTGGCCTCTTCCCAGTATCTGAACGACCTGCTTCGCCTCGACGAATTGGCAGCACAGCTCCAAGAAGCCAATCCCAAGACGCGAGCCAATAAAAAACGCATCAAGGAACATCCTGAGGATATGGAGACCATCCATGATGAATTTGCCCATCTGCTGCAAGAGTATTCCTCCCTGGCCGTCCCCTATTTGGAACGCGGCTACATCCGCGAGTTGAAGGGGAAGCAGGGGGGGATTCCTGCCTATGGATCGGATATCGGGCCGGCAGCATCACGGGAAGTACTGAACTTCTTTTCCTCCCAAGCCGGGCAAGACGTTCTGCGCCGGTTAAAGGAGTTCGGCATTGAGCCCACCTCCCAATCCTACAGATTCAATTTGCTGGAAACTCCGGCAGGCGCCTTGTCCGGCAAAAGTTTCGTCCTGACCGGAACTCTCAGTCAGCCCCGAAGTCATTTTGAGAAACTGATTACCGACAATGGAGGGAAAATTCTCTCCGCCATCTCCAAATCGACAGGTTATCTCCTGGCTGGAGAAGGTGGAGGCTCCAAACGTGACAAAGCCGTTAAGCTCGGTATTCCGATCCTCTCCGAAGAAGATTTCATGAACATGCTCAAATCCTGA
- a CDS encoding flavoprotein yields the protein MATIILGVTGSIAAYKAADICSRLVKFGHEVHCVCTAKALEFITPLTLQTLSRNRVFSSFEDEKDEWMPPHIDLAVKADLFVVAPASANTISNMARGAAPDMLTSTYLATRASVLICPAMNTWMWAHPATQENASILAARPKHHILGPAEEGVLACGVRGAGKLVPVDDIILKIQDLLS from the coding sequence ATGGCTACCATTATTCTAGGAGTCACCGGCTCCATTGCAGCATACAAGGCTGCCGACATTTGTTCCCGTCTCGTCAAATTCGGTCACGAAGTCCATTGTGTCTGCACGGCGAAAGCCCTCGAATTCATCACACCCCTGACCCTGCAGACTCTTTCACGAAACCGGGTGTTTTCCTCCTTTGAGGATGAGAAAGACGAGTGGATGCCGCCCCATATCGATCTTGCCGTCAAGGCGGACTTGTTTGTCGTCGCCCCTGCATCGGCCAATACCATCTCCAATATGGCGCGAGGGGCCGCTCCGGACATGCTAACATCTACTTATCTGGCTACGCGGGCTTCCGTTCTCATCTGCCCGGCTATGAATACATGGATGTGGGCTCACCCCGCCACTCAAGAGAACGCAAGTATTCTGGCCGCCCGGCCCAAGCACCACATTCTGGGACCGGCAGAGGAAGGAGTTCTCGCATGCGGAGTACGGGGTGCTGGAAAACTCGTCCCTGTCGACGACATTATCCTGAAAATCCAAGACCTTCTTTCGTGA
- a CDS encoding M23 family metallopeptidase → MASFRNILAGISITIAASCMAVPAHAILLRLPTANDALFRNKPEDFFMYVDRTFEGVKSKPWEGGQYGFTRTLVRTQAGPVATKFHEGIDIKPLKRDATGAPLDMVHPVAGGRVVHVSDNPRDSSYGRYVVIEHTLPDGPLYSLYAHLASTNCKPGDVVGTGNTIGKLGYSGVGINKERAHVHLELCLLLNRNFQKWYDGRKLGTPNKHGIFNGLNLSGFNPVDALMICKDGTPFNLSQYISGLPPQYTVRVPNAGTPDMVKRYPFLLKQGSNNPASWEIALTDSGVPVSFTPSAEPCAEPIVISAVPHPFSQLYRTVNRVKGSSKAPILTPSGKSYIKLLTMSAPENSSDN, encoded by the coding sequence GTGGCTTCATTCAGGAATATTCTTGCCGGAATCAGCATCACCATTGCAGCATCCTGCATGGCGGTTCCGGCTCATGCCATCCTGTTAAGGCTGCCTACGGCCAATGACGCACTCTTTCGCAACAAGCCGGAAGATTTCTTCATGTATGTCGACCGTACGTTCGAGGGCGTCAAAAGCAAACCTTGGGAGGGTGGCCAATACGGCTTCACCCGTACTCTTGTCCGGACACAAGCAGGGCCGGTCGCTACAAAATTTCATGAAGGCATTGACATCAAACCTCTGAAAAGAGATGCCACGGGTGCGCCTCTTGACATGGTGCACCCTGTTGCCGGCGGACGCGTCGTCCATGTATCCGACAACCCAAGGGACAGTTCCTATGGGCGTTATGTCGTTATCGAACACACTCTGCCGGATGGCCCTCTTTACAGCCTGTATGCCCACCTGGCCTCGACGAATTGCAAGCCTGGAGATGTCGTTGGTACCGGCAATACTATTGGGAAGCTGGGGTATTCCGGTGTCGGTATCAACAAGGAGCGAGCCCATGTTCATTTGGAACTCTGCCTCCTGCTGAACAGGAACTTTCAGAAGTGGTACGACGGGCGTAAACTCGGCACACCAAACAAGCATGGTATTTTCAACGGATTAAATCTCTCCGGATTCAATCCAGTGGATGCCCTCATGATTTGCAAGGACGGAACACCCTTCAACCTAAGCCAATACATTTCCGGTCTCCCTCCCCAATATACGGTTCGCGTACCTAATGCGGGGACTCCCGACATGGTAAAACGATATCCATTTCTGCTCAAACAGGGATCGAACAATCCCGCTTCCTGGGAGATTGCCCTGACTGATTCCGGAGTACCTGTTTCCTTCACGCCTTCGGCGGAGCCATGTGCCGAACCTATTGTCATTAGTGCCGTGCCTCACCCCTTTTCACAGCTTTACAGAACGGTCAACCGAGTGAAGGGCTCCAGCAAAGCCCCCATCCTGACACCCTCCGGGAAAAGTTACATCAAACTGTTAACCATGAGTGCTCCGGAAAACTCGTCGGACAACTGA